One region of Arvicola amphibius chromosome 3, mArvAmp1.2, whole genome shotgun sequence genomic DNA includes:
- the Tnfaip8l3 gene encoding tumor necrosis factor alpha-induced protein 8-like protein 3 — protein sequence MDSDSGEQSEGEPVTAAGPHVFSSKSLALQAQKKILSKIASKTVANMLIDDTSSEIFDELYKVTEEHTHSKKEAHKIMKDSIKVAIKIGILYRNKQFSQEEVVIVEKLRKKLNQTAMTMVSFYEVEYTLDTNVLSKLLHECKDLVHELVQRHLTPRTHGRINHVFNHFADVEFLSTLYGPRGNCRPNLKRICEGINKLLDEKIL from the coding sequence GTCCTCATGTGTTCAGCTCAAAAAGTCTTGCCCTTCAAGCCCAGAAGAAGATCCTGAGCAAAATAGCCAGCAAAACTGTAGCCAACATGCTGATTGACGATACCAGCAGCGAGATCTTTGACGAGCTGTACAAAGTCACTGAGGAGCACACCCATAGCAAGAAGGAAGCCCACAAGATCATGAAAGACTCAATCAAGGTGGCCATCAAAATCGGTATCCTCTACCGGAACAAACAGTTCAGTCAGGAGGAAGTTGTAATTGTGGAGAAACTCCGGAAGAAGCTGAACCAGACTGCCATGACCATGGTCAGTTTCTATGAAGTAGAATACACCCTTGATACAAACGTGCTCTCTAAGCTGCTGCATGAATGCAAGGACCTGGTCCATGAACTGGTGCAGCGACATTTGACACCCAGAACCCATGGACGCATAAACCATGTCTTCAACCACTTTGCTGACGTGGAGTTCCTTTCCACCCTCTATGGTCCACGTGGAAACTGCAGGCCCAATCTCAAGAGGATTTGTGAAGGAATCAATAAATTGTTAGATGAGAAGATCCTCTGA